AAAGGAGGCTACGAACTGACCCATGCCTTATTGGCCTGCCAATGGTTGGAAGAGACAGGGTATGTGGATGGACAAACGGACGAGGAGTTTGCAAAGACCAAAAGATACTTGGCTTCCGAAGTAAGAGCAGAAATCCTAAGCAAGGTCTCTTTTTGGGGAGATATTGAGATTGAATCGGTTGCCCTTCTCTTGTATGTTGGTGAGCAGTCTTCTGTTAAGCAAGAATGGATAAAGGCCATTCTCAAAGCTCAACGTGCCGATGGAAGTTGGGCCATTGATTCAGAACAGAACTCATCTGTACCGCATGCCACGGCATTGGCCATTTGGGCACTTAAGCAATACAGTATGAGTGTGGAGTCCCACATTTCTTGGATTCAACCAGAACATTAAAACACGTAGGTCATGATTTTCAGTTCTAAATTCAAGATTGTTTTTCTGGTCATTTCGTTCCTCTCTCTTGTTTATGGAGAAGGAATTGCGCAAAACATAACCTACAAGGCCCGCGTAGATCAGCTACAAGGGGCTGAGTGCGGAGATTGTGTTTTCTGTGGTGGGCCAGACAATCATTGGTATGTGGCCATCAGAGATAATAATGCAAGTACCAGCAACAGTATATGGGATTACTATAGAGGTGATGATGATTGCGGTTGGAGAAATTATTCAAACGCGAACTGGAGAACAGCTACCAATGCAGCTTATGGAACCAGTGTCATTGCAAGTATGACAGCATTTGAGGATGATGGCGGTAGTTGGGGTGGAGGAAACGATGCAAGTTGTGGTTCTTCTTATCTTGATATCAACACGGTCAACATCACTAACGATGCACCCTGCAATTGGAAGCAATACACAGGAACCAGAAGTTGCGGTGGGGATCAAACATGGGGAGTTCGTTGGTCCATCTATTGGGAATACAATCAAGCGCCAACGCTCACTTCGCCAACTCCACTTAATCAACTTAAGTGTCAAGGAACCACAGCCACTGCCTTAACTGTTACGTCTGATGCAGATGGTAATGGAAGAAGCATGGCCAGATGGCGCAAATGGCAGATAGCAAGTACTGCAAGCGGTCCTTGGACCGACATTTCAGGCACACAGAATGCCACTGTTAATACAGCTACTACAACACTCAGCTACACGCCTGCTCAGATCAGTGGCACGAGGTATTACCGATGCTTGGCAACCAGTAGTTGTTCTGCCGATTTCACTTCATTGACTTCAATATCATCAGTTTATACCGTAACCTATGCCTTCAATACATCAGGCGCATTTGGCGGAGGCGATGTTGCTCCGGCTATTCAATCTGGAGTTTGTGGAAGCACGATTCTCCCATCGCAGGTCATCACTTTCAATACGCTGAACAGCAATGCGGTCGCAGGTTCAGCCTTGAACAATTCATTTGCTTGGACAGCCACTGGTGGGTCTCCAACATCTGGCACGGCCAATAACCTTGTTTGGACCGCCCCAACCACTGCTGGAACATATACCATCAGTCTGACCTATAATTATTCGCCAGTTTGTGCTTCTCCGGTCACACTTACATGTGTCGTCACAGTGGGTTCGCCTAATTGTAATTATGCTTACGTAGCACCAGGAGGAACAAACACTACAACCTCAGGTGGACCAAGCAATCCGTATGCGACCATTGCCTATGCCATTTCTCAGTTGGGCAGTAGAGATTATATACGTGTTGCGGAAGGCACCATCAATGAAACTTCCATTATCAACATTCCAACTGGAATAACCATAGAAGGTGGTTATGTGGTTACAGCAGGAAATTGGGTAAAAAGCTTTGATGGTGTATCTGATAAAACCACTGTTAACGGACCTAGTGCAGTAGAGACCATCACAAGTGTTTCTCCGAACGTTTGCCACACGGCAACATTTAAGGCGGTTGGAGTAACCAACTGGAAATTGATAGACCTAACGGTTCGGTCTGCCAACGCCAGTGGAACAGCAGCAAGCATGGGTTGCAGTAGTTATGGTATTTACATGAGCAATACCAGTGGCTACAACGTTGTCCGCTGCGATATAAAAGCTGGAAATGGAGCTTCTGGAACAGCTGGTGCTGCCGGCTCCACTGGTCATACTGGAGGAAATGGTGGTGCAGGGCAATCCGCTTCTTGTGGAGATGGGGCTAAAACAGGAGGAAGTGGCGGAAATGGTGGCTCCAATGCTTGGGGAAACAACGGAGGAAATGGTGGAAAGGGCGGTAATTCGGTCAGTAATGGAGGAGGGACCAATGCAGGCGCAGCTGGAACGGCAGGCGTTGGTGGAACGGCAGGTACACTTGGTGCAGCGGGAACAAACGGAGGTGGTAACTGTGGTACTAACTCAACAGGTGGCAATGCAGGAGCTGGTGGCGGTTATACAACCACCACTGTTAGTACAAGTGGTATAAACGGGGGAACGGCTGCAGTTACTCATACTTATGGCGCTTGGTACACACCAAGTGGTGTAGGGTCTCAAGGAGGGCATGGTAATTCCGGTGGTGGAGGTGGTGGCGGTGGCGCCAGTCGCGGACAGAGTGGGTCATTCATCAGTTGTGTTTCCAATGGTGGAAATGCAGGTGGTGGCGGAGGTCAAGGTGGCGGAGGTGGAGAAGGTGGAGATGGTGGCTATGGTGGTGGTGGTAGTTTCGGTATCTACCGAACCAGCAATGCTGCCACAGGTACATTCACCGATATGACAGCAGCATCAGGAACTGGCGGTGCAGGAGGCGCAGGCGGAACTGGTGGAAATGGCGGTCCTGGTGGAAGCGCTGGAAATGGACCAAGTGATTGTTCTGGTGAACGCGGCAACGCAGGTGATGGTGGTGTCGGTGGAGCAGGTGCTAAAGGTGGAAGTGGACAAACGGGTGCTGCAGGTGCCACAGCGGTTATGTATACTCAAGGAACGGGTGCTTCCGATCCTTCTACCTCTATTCCAACAACGCCAATGTTGAAAATACTGACCAACAATACCAGCTATTGCAGGAATAGCGTCATCACGCTTGATAGAACATCCGGGTCTGGAAACTGGAGCTTCAGTAATGCGAATATGGATTATGTCGATAACCTCACATCAACCACAGGAACCAATAGCGCAACTTCTGACCCGGTAAATGTTTTCACCGCTGTTGGAGGGATCAATACAGACATCACTGTGGGAGTCGAAACCTACACAAGAGGTTTGGAAATTGAAGGAACTGCAAGGTCACTTCCAAGTTTGTCGTTGGATTATTCGACCATCTGCGTTGGTGGTTCGGTCACAGCTTCGTTCACCGAAACTGGATATTCTCAATCAAATGTGGATTATATCTGGGAAGTATTTAGTGGAACGCAAGCAAGCGGAACGGTGGTTTTCAGTTCAAATCTTCCTTCACCTTCTTTTGGGCCTTTCAATACGAATGGAACATATACTATTCGATTCCAAGTAAAGGAGATCTGCTGTGGATGGAGTATTCCTCGTTTTACTACGCTTACTGTTAATGCCGATCCAACAGCTCCTACCAACATCACATTCAGTTCTCCGGCCTCTGGTGCTGAGATCTGCGTGGGATCTACTGTTTCTGTGAGCGGAACTTCGGGTGGAACTGGAGGATTTTCTCCTTACACCTACGAATATGTATATGATAATGGAGCTGGTTTTGGAACATACAGCACTGGCCTACCATCGTTTGCAGCTCAAGAAGGAGCTAATGAAGTGAAGGTCAGAATTCAGGAAAACCTTGCACGAGGTTGCGATGCGTCTTCAGAATATGCTGAAACCATCACGGGTCGTCCAATACCTGTTGGCGTTGCTGGCCCTGCTTCGCAGGAAATCTGCAGCGGTCAAACGGCCGACATCAGTTTTAATACAAGCAATGCCGTATCTGGAACAACATTCGCATGGACAAGGACAAACACAGGTTTGGTTACAGGTCTGGCAGCTAGCGGCACCGGAGATATTTCGGCAGCCTTGACAAGTTCTTCTGCTGTTGCACAAACCGTAACCTTCACAATAATACCTACAGGTCCTAGCCCGACTTCTTGTCCAGGAGCTTCGTTTACTTCTGTTGTTGTCGTAAATCCGAATCCGACTGCGAGCCCTACGAACAATGGTCCATTGTGCGAAGGAGCGACATTGGTACTGACAGGAGGTGCGTCTGCAGGAACTGCTCCATACACGTACGCATGGACAGGACCTAGTGGTTTTGTAGGCACTGGAAGTCCAAAAAGTAGAACCTTCAGTACAGTAGCTATGTCAGGTACGTATGATCTTACTGTTACAGATGATAAAGGATGCACAGCAACTGGAAGCACCGTGGTATCGATTGTGCTAGACCCGACCATTGGAACACAGCCTCTCGGAACAACCATTTGTGCTGGCGCATCTTACGGTATGAGTGTGATAGTGAACGATGGAATTGGTTTGAGCTATCAGTGGCAATACAGTACGGATGGTACCAATTGGTTCAGCGTAGGTGCAAATCTTCCTGTGTCGGGATTTTCTTACTCGGGGGCAAATACTGCGTCTATGACCATAAGCACAACGGTTGCAACCGCACCATCAGCCAATTATAGATACTGATGTTCGGTTGGAAGTGGAACGGGCTGCAATCCTAATCCGCTTATTACGTCTAGCGTAACGGTTAATGTGGTTCCGGCCAGCATCAGCAGTCCATTCAGAACTTGGACCGGCATGGTGTCTACCAGTTGGTTGAATCCTTTAAATTGGGATTGTGGTGGCGTGCCGACCACAACCACAGACGTAATCATCCCGATCAGCGTAAGCACAGGAAACTATCCGATCATATTGAATGGAGAGGTGGGTGATTGTAGGACGATAGAAATTAAAGGTCCGCCCAGCGAAGTGGAAATTCAAGATGGGGGCACCTTAAATGTAGTAAGCCCATAGTATCAAGAGAAGACAAGGATTAAATGGACAATGACAAACCTAAAGAGTCTAGAATATTCTAGATTCTTCAGGTTTTGTTTTTCATCCATTATGCTCCCAAAAAGCTTCCTCCGCAAACACGCAACACTTGGCCGGTAATGGCTTCTGCACCAGGATGTGCTAGGAATGCCATTGCTTCTGCAATGTCTTCAGGTTTTCCAGCTTGGGCCAGGCTCGTTAAGCGTTCGGCAAATATTCTCGTCATCAGCGGCATGGTCTTCACCATATCTGTCTCAATGTAGCCCGGAGCAATGGCGTTGATGGTGATGCCTTTAGCTTTCAATTCTTTCGATTTTGCAGCGGAATAACCGATCAAAGCGGCTTTGGTGGCCGTGTAATTCGTTTGTCCGAAGTTGCCTGCAATGCCAGAGATGGATGAAGTACTGATGATGCGTCCACCTTCGGGAATCAATTCCATGGCAAGCGCATCTTCCGTTAGATTGATAACAGCTGTTAGGTTGATGGCAATCAATTGGTCCCAATAATGCTCGGGCATGTTCTTCAATGTTTTATCGCGGGTAATGCCAGCGTTGTTCACCAACACATCAATGCGTCCATGTTTTGCTTTAATGGTTTCGAGAAGATTCTTTCGAGCAGCTTCATCGGTTAGGTCTGCTCCTAAGAAGGAAACCTTGCTTGCATTGAGCGAAGTCGAAGTGTCATTTAAAAGCGACTTAGCGCGCTCTTCCATCTGCGGCATGTCTGCAATAATGACTGTGGCACCTTCGGCAGCCAATCGCTTCACAGTAGCAGAACCGATTCCTCCAGCACCGCCAGTTACCACACAGATTTTCTCCGATAATTCTCTACCTGTTTTAGTTGAATTGTTTGCAGCAATCGCTTGTCCGGTAATGAACGCAGAACGGCCTGACGTGAAGAATTCCTGAATGGTTGCGTAGTTCTTCAGATCCACATTCGGTGGAAGTTTGACCAAATTGACTGTGGTTCCTCTTCCGCCCAACTCTTTTGCCAACGAACGGCTAATTCCTTCTAGCGCTCGCTGATAGGTTGAGTGATGAACGCTTGCACTGAGCGAGGTCGAAGTGTCATCAAGCAACTCTGGCTGAATGGAATAGATCAGCACTTTTCCGTTTGAGTTCAGCGATTTTATGCCGTTTTGCAATTGATGGAAGATGGTTTTTAAACCCGAAGCATTTCCCACATTTCGACCATCAACGATGAGTGAGTCAGGCACAATCGTTGTCCCATCTTTCCATGGTCCGTAGGTCTTATTTAAAACCGCTGGTGGCGGAAAACCGAATAGGGAGAGGATCTTTTCTTTCATTGCGCAATTTTACGCATAAACGTCATTGCGAGCGAAGAATGAACATGGCAATCTTTTCATGTATGATTGCTTTGTTCCTTGCAATGACGGTTTTATGATTTTCCTCACCGACAACATTTCCGCTGCAATCAACTATTTCAGCCACAACGGCATTGAAATACATGAGTAACTGCCAATATTACCGCTAAATGCTTGATATTCAGTAATGGATGTGCTTTTGATGAGTGCTTGCGGTCTGCGTCTATCGCAGATGGAATACAAACCAAAACCAGTACGATATGAACTTCAATAATTTCACGATAAAGTCGCAGGAAGCGTTGCAAGCAGCTACGCAGGAAGCGATGAACAACGGCCAACAGGCCATCGAAACAGGACACGTGTTAAAAGGTGTTCTGAACGTTGACGAGAACGTAACTCCATTTCTTCTCAAGAAATTGGGGGTAAATCTTCAAGCGTTCCAAGCAGCAGTTGACAGCCAAGTGAAAAGCTATCCCAAGATTGAGGGTGGACAGCCTTACCTATCCAACAACGCCAATCAGGTCTTGAATAAGGCTAATAACTTCCTAAAAGAGTTTGGCGATGAGTATGTTTCCATCGAACACATTCTTTTGGCCTTGCTTGCAGGGGGCGATACCATTGCACAGCTGATGAAAGACAGCGGTGTGACCGAAAAAGGACTGAAATCTGCCATTACTGAACTTAGAAAAGGAGGAAAGGTAACCAGCCAATCGGCAGAGGAAACCTACAACGCCTTGGGTAAATACGCCTTGAATTTCAACGAGTTGGCAAAGAGTGGAAAACTCGACCCGGTCATCGGAAGGGATGAAGAGATCAGACGCGTGTTGCAGATACTTTCCCGAAGAACCAAGAACAATCCGATCCTTATTGGAGAGCCAGGTGTGGGTAAAACCGCCATTGCCGAAGGCATTGCTCACCGTATCATAAACGGAGATGTTCCTGAGAATCTGAAAACGAAGCAATTGTATTCCTTGGATATGGGTGCATTGATTGCTGGGGCCAAATACAAAGGCGAGTTTGAAGAACGTTTGAAATCTGTGGTGAAAGAGGTTATTTCTGCCGATGGCGAGATCATCCTTTTCATTGATGAGATACACACGCTTGTTGGAGCAGGTGGAGGAGAAGGCGCCATGGATGCGGCCAATATCCTGAAGCCAGCGTTAGCACGTGGCGAACTGAAAGCAATCGGTGCCACCACACTGAACGAGTATCAGAAATACTTCGAAAAGGACAAGGCGCTTGAAAGACGTTTCCAGAAAGTGATGGTGGACGAGCCAAATACGGAAGACGCCATTTCCATTCTGCGTGGCCTGAAAGAGAAATACGAAACGCACCATAAGGTCCGAATTAAGGATGAGGCTATCATCTCAGCAGTTACGCTGTCACAACGCTACATCAACGACCGTTTTTTACCAGACAAGGCCATTGACCTGATTGATGAAGCTGCTTCTAAACTTCGTATCGAGATCAACTCATCTCCGCAGGAATTGGATGAAATTGAACGTAAGATCCGACAATTGGAGATTGAGCGCGAAGCCATTAAACGGGAGAAAGACCAGCCGAAGTTGGATAAGCTTGCTTCCCAATTGGCAGAATTAAGTGATGAACGCGATTCGCTAAAAGCCAAGTGGCAGAATGAGAAAGACATCGTAGAAGGCATTCAGCAGGCCAAGGAAGACATTGAGAACTTCAAATTGCAAGCTGAGCAGGCGGAACGTGCAGGAGACTTTGGAAAAGTAGCGGAGTTGCGCTACGGAAGAATTCAGGAAGCAGAAGCCAAATTGGAGGAAAGCAAACATCAATTGGCCGAACTCCAAGAGAATTCTCCGATGATCAAAGAGGAAGTAGATTCGGAAGACATTGCAGGCGTGGTTTCGCGCTGGACGGGAATTCCCATCAATAAGATGCTGGAAAGCGACCGTGAGAAGCTTCTCAAATTGGAAGACGAATTGCACAAACGTGTGGTAGGGCAAGAAGAAGCCATTTCTGCTATTTCAGATGCTGTGAGACGAAGCCGAGCAGGACTACAGGATGAAAAACGACCCATCGGTTCGTTTATCTTCTTAGGAACAACGGGTGTAGGTAAAACCGAACTTGCTAAAGCCTTGGCGGATTATCTTTTCAATAACGAGAACGCCATGACGCGTATTGATATGAGTGAGTATCAGGAACGCCATTCGGTTTCCCGTTTGGTAGGAGCACCTCCGGGATACGTGGGCTACGATGAAGGCGGACAGTTGACCGAAGCGGTGCGAAGAAAGCCGTACTCGATCGTGCTTTTGGATGAGATTGAGAAAGCGCATCCTGATGTGTTCAACATCTTACTGCAAGTGTTGGATGATGGCCGATTGACCGACAACAAGGGCCGCGTGGTGAACTTTAAGAACACCATCATCATCATGACCTCGAACCTTGGTTCGCACTTGATCCAAGAGAAGATGGAGGATATCAATGAATTCAACCGCGAGGAAGTGTTGGCATCTACCAAAACAGAACTGTTTGAACTGCTGAAGAAAACCTTGCGACCTGAGTTCTTGAATCGAATTGACGACATCATCATGTTTACACCGCTCACGCGAGATGATGTGTCAAGCATTGCCAGACTGCAGTTGCAGTTACTTGCCAAGCAATTGGCTAAGAATGGTATCACCTTCGAATTCACGGATGAATGTGTGGATTGGCTGTCTCAACTTGGTTTCGACCCACAGTTTGGTGCCAGACCATTGAAACGTGTCATCCAACGTGAAGTACTGAACGAACTCTCTAAGGAGATTCTTGCCGGAAAAGTGAACAAAGATGGTGTTATCATCCTCGATTGCTTTGACAAGAAGATCGTCTTCAGAAATCAACCGAAGCAAGAAGAGACGGTTTAAGTTGAGTTTGATTGAAAGTAAAAGTCCCGTTACACTCGTGTAACGGGACTTTTTTAATTAACAGCAGCCACTTTTAGGCGTACAGCAAGAAGATTCCTTCTCTATTTCGGAAAGCTTCACTTTAGGTTTTACGGTTTTTGCACCAGGCTTTTCTGCGTAAACTGTAATGCTGAAAATGCCTGTATCTCCGCTATTGAATGCGTTCACTTCTTCTGTTGATAGGTACTTGCCCAGTATGTCATCAGGAATGACGATCGGTTTTTCCTTTTGAACCGTGATGTTCTCGAAGCCAGTGTCGGTTATCAGTTTCAGGTATTCCGCCCGTTGAATGGCACCAGCCACACATCCGGCATACATTTCGGCATCTTGTCGCAATGCTTCTGGCAGTTCACCAACCAGAACGATGTCTGAAATGCTGAAGTGTCCGCCAGGTTTTAATACCCGATGAATTTCGGCAATCACTTTCTGTTTGTCTGGAACCAGATTCAGAACGCAGTTGCTTACCACTACATCGGCCACATCATTACTCACGGGCATCGCATCAATATCTCCTTCTCTGAATTCGACATTATTCAAACCGAGCTTTTCGGCATTGGCACGGGCCTTTTCAATCATAATAGGCGTGAAGTCAATTCCAATGACCTTTCCTTCTGCACCCGTTTCATGTCGGGCAACAAAACAATCAT
This genomic window from Flavobacteriales bacterium contains:
- a CDS encoding arsenite methyltransferase, whose translation is MKNEEQLKNLVKERYAKIAEQGKTQNASSCCGATTPANKVYNIMMDDYSQTEGYVEDADLGLGCGLPTQFAKIQNGDTVIDLGSGAGNDCFVARHETGAEGKVIGIDFTPIMIEKARANAEKLGLNNVEFREGDIDAMPVSNDVADVVVSNCVLNLVPDKQKVIAEIHRVLKPGGHFSISDIVLVGELPEALRQDAEMYAGCVAGAIQRAEYLKLITDTGFENITVQKEKPIVIPDDILGKYLSTEEVNAFNSGDTGIFSITVYAEKPGAKTVKPKVKLSEIEKESSCCTPKSGCC
- a CDS encoding SDR family oxidoreductase; this translates as MKEKILSLFGFPPPAVLNKTYGPWKDGTTIVPDSLIVDGRNVGNASGLKTIFHQLQNGIKSLNSNGKVLIYSIQPELLDDTSTSLSASVHHSTYQRALEGISRSLAKELGGRGTTVNLVKLPPNVDLKNYATIQEFFTSGRSAFITGQAIAANNSTKTGRELSEKICVVTGGAGGIGSATVKRLAAEGATVIIADMPQMEERAKSLLNDTSTSLNASKVSFLGADLTDEAARKNLLETIKAKHGRIDVLVNNAGITRDKTLKNMPEHYWDQLIAINLTAVINLTEDALAMELIPEGGRIISTSSISGIAGNFGQTNYTATKAALIGYSAAKSKELKAKGITINAIAPGYIETDMVKTMPLMTRIFAERLTSLAQAGKPEDIAEAMAFLAHPGAEAITGQVLRVCGGSFLGA
- the clpB gene encoding ATP-dependent chaperone ClpB codes for the protein MNFNNFTIKSQEALQAATQEAMNNGQQAIETGHVLKGVLNVDENVTPFLLKKLGVNLQAFQAAVDSQVKSYPKIEGGQPYLSNNANQVLNKANNFLKEFGDEYVSIEHILLALLAGGDTIAQLMKDSGVTEKGLKSAITELRKGGKVTSQSAEETYNALGKYALNFNELAKSGKLDPVIGRDEEIRRVLQILSRRTKNNPILIGEPGVGKTAIAEGIAHRIINGDVPENLKTKQLYSLDMGALIAGAKYKGEFEERLKSVVKEVISADGEIILFIDEIHTLVGAGGGEGAMDAANILKPALARGELKAIGATTLNEYQKYFEKDKALERRFQKVMVDEPNTEDAISILRGLKEKYETHHKVRIKDEAIISAVTLSQRYINDRFLPDKAIDLIDEAASKLRIEINSSPQELDEIERKIRQLEIEREAIKREKDQPKLDKLASQLAELSDERDSLKAKWQNEKDIVEGIQQAKEDIENFKLQAEQAERAGDFGKVAELRYGRIQEAEAKLEESKHQLAELQENSPMIKEEVDSEDIAGVVSRWTGIPINKMLESDREKLLKLEDELHKRVVGQEEAISAISDAVRRSRAGLQDEKRPIGSFIFLGTTGVGKTELAKALADYLFNNENAMTRIDMSEYQERHSVSRLVGAPPGYVGYDEGGQLTEAVRRKPYSIVLLDEIEKAHPDVFNILLQVLDDGRLTDNKGRVVNFKNTIIIMTSNLGSHLIQEKMEDINEFNREEVLASTKTELFELLKKTLRPEFLNRIDDIIMFTPLTRDDVSSIARLQLQLLAKQLAKNGITFEFTDECVDWLSQLGFDPQFGARPLKRVIQREVLNELSKEILAGKVNKDGVIILDCFDKKIVFRNQPKQEETV